In Plasmodium yoelii strain 17X genome assembly, chromosome: 6, one DNA window encodes the following:
- a CDS encoding Ham1-like protein, putative yields MAEIYLVTGNENKRIEFSQMMNDEIKIQFVDIDLVEIQSNDIIEINEEKAKAAYEILKKKNLETNKKIIIITDDTGLYMDCFNGFPGPYIKWMQKALGCKGIAEAVLKLGNPKCQAVCVYSTYDGENVKSFKGTTQGSIVSPKGGDGFGWDKIFMPENLDKTFGEMSFEDKKNYSPRFKAFYKLKEFLFEKLKQNI; encoded by the exons atggcaGAAATATATTTGGTGACAGGGAATGAAAACAAAAGGATTGAATTTTCTCAAATGATgaatgatgaaataaaaattcaatttGTCGATATAGATT TAGTTGAGATTCAATCAAATGACATTATCGAAATAAATGAAGAGAAAGCAAAAGCTGCatatgaaatattaaaaaaaaaaaatttggaaacaaacaaaaaaataattatcataacTGATGATACAGGCCTATATATGGATTGCTTTAACGGATTTCCAGGACcttatat aAAATGGATGCAAAAGGCTTTAGGGTGTAAAGGAATTGCAGAAGCGGTCCTTAAGCTTGGA AATCCTAAATGTCAAGCTGTTTGTGTTTATTCAACATATGATGGCGAAAATGTGAAATCATTCAAAGGAACTACTCAA GGATCTATTGTTAGTCCTAAAGGAGGCGATGGTTTTGGCTG ggataaaatttttatgcccgaaaatttagataaaacATTTGGTGAAATGAGTTTTGAAGATAAGAAAAATTACTCTCCTCGTTTTAAGGCATTTTACAAATTAAAG gaatttttatttgaaaaactAAAACAGAACATATAA
- a CDS encoding tetratricopeptide repeat protein, putative, whose amino-acid sequence MIDDLDPEELKEEGNIKWKNGEIDDANSLWRTALKECIKYSMRGLPTKKNRDMQMALRLNLSLYHFKKMEYADCINQCNIVLENIPELNDIMNYYADDKKDNHNDTANSINTEQVEAKYDIKKDTLTKIFLRRASSYLFLQNFDKCRENIMLVKKIDKENGEAICLEKKLKIEEVDYEKKQKELYRKMCDTTRKESIK is encoded by the exons ATGATCGACGATTTAGACCCCGAGGAACTAAAAGAGGAGGGAAATATTAAGTGGAAAAAt ggCGAAATAGACGACGCTAATTCGTTATGGAGGACGGCACTAAAGGAATGCATAAAATATTCAATGAGAG GGTTgccaacaaaaaaaaacagagaTATGCAAATGGCTCTTCGCCTGAACTTGTCACTATATCATTTTAAGAAAATGGAATACGCGGATTGCATCAACCAATGTAATATCGTTCTAGAAAATATTCCAGAATTAAATGATATCATGAATTATTATGCCGATGATAAAAAGGATAACCATAATGATACAGCCAATTCGATAAATACTGAACAAGTCGAAGCtaaatatgatattaaaaaggATACCCttacaaaaatatttcttaGGAGAGCAAGCTCCTATCTATTTTTGCAA AACTTTGATAAATGCagagaaaatataatgttagtaaaaaaaattgacaAAGAAAATGGAGAAGCAATATGCTTGGAAAAAAAACTGAAAATTGAAGAGGTTGATTATGAGAAAAAGCAAAAAgaattatatagaaaaatgtGTGACACAACTCGGAAAGAAAGCATAAAATGA